From the Mauremys reevesii isolate NIE-2019 linkage group 19, ASM1616193v1, whole genome shotgun sequence genome, one window contains:
- the HDHD3 gene encoding haloacid dehalogenase-like hydrolase domain-containing protein 3: MLRLRLLTWDVKDTLLRLRHPVGENYSAAARVHEVHVQPEALNKSFHQAYKAQSKHFPNYGLNQGLSSKQWWADVVKQTFRLAGVHEDRLLATIAESLYQEFCSAQNWELLPGARETLRQCHQLGIRMAVISNFDKRLEKILSHCNLRHHFEFVLTSEEAGFAKPDQRIFQKALHISGVAPHQAAHVGDSYVRDYKAARDVGMHSFLLTRAGPANNWELKVPKQHVLPSLTHLLSVIEKG; the protein is encoded by the coding sequence ATGCTTCGGCTCCGGCTCTTGACGTGGGACGTGAAGGACACGCTGCTCCGGCTCCGGCACCCAGTAGGAGAGAATTACTCTGCTGCAGCCCGAGTTCACGAAGTTCATGTACAGCCTGAGGCGCTCAATAAATCTTTCCATCAGGCATACAAAGCCCAGAGCAAGCACTTCCCCAACTATGGCCTGAACCAGGGGCTAAGCTCCAAGCAGTGGTGGGCGGATGTTGTCAAACAGACCTTCAGACTCGCTGGTGTCCATGAAGACAGGCTCCTCGCCACCATTGCAGAAAGTCTCTATCAGGAGTTCTGCAGTGCACAGAACTGGGAGTTGTTACCAGGCGCCAGGGAGACTCTGAGGCAGTGCCACCAGCTGGGCATCCGTATGGCCGTAATCTCCAACTTCGACAAGAGGCTGGAGAAGATTCTGTCTCACTGCAACCTCAGGCACCATTTTGAATTTGTCTTGACCTCGGAGGAGGCTGGCTTTGCCAAGCCAGACCAGCGGATCTTTCAGAAGGCGCTGCACATTTCTGGGGTAGCCCCACATCAGGCGGCTCACGTGGGGGACAGTTATGTGAGGGATTATAAGGCAGCCAGAGATGTGGGCATGCACAGCTTCCTGCTCACGAGGGCCGGGCCTGCAAACAATTGGGAGCTCAAGGTACCAAAGCAGCACGTCCTGCCTTCACTTACCCACTTGCTGTCTGTTATCGAGAAGGGTTAA